The following proteins are co-located in the Neomonachus schauinslandi chromosome 8, ASM220157v2, whole genome shotgun sequence genome:
- the LOC123325485 gene encoding butyrophilin-like protein 1 — protein sequence MSISSQKTKACEGFLTPMSVSTEEFVVIGSLDPTVAVLGGSITLPCRVFPAMNVENMELRWFHSNFTEAVFIYQNQQEQREEQLPQYTGRTSLVKEFLTWGEAILHIHNVQAFDDGLYTRFFRKGSFYESANLELKVAGVGSAPQVHITGPEEDGVRVVCKASGWFPKPQVQWRALSEEKFLMFSETHVQNAEGLFSVEAALVVKHRSSRNVTCSLLNPILSQEKAMAIFIPEDFFPQTSPWMSAFMGILTLLMLLLLGTAYYAKREHTAKCQEMQEWEKLHREKEEDQWAKEEALKARDELQADLDWRKSVYLAGE from the exons ATGTCCATCAGTTCTCAGAAGACCAAGGCCTGTGAAGG CTTTCTCACTCCTATGTCTGTGTCCACAGAGGAGTTCGTGGTGATTGGCTCCTTGGACCCCACTGTGGCAGTGCTGGGTGGGAGCATCACGCTGCCATGTCGTGTGTTCCCGGCCATGAATGTGGAGAACATGGAGCTGCGGTGGTTCCACTCAAATTTCACAGAAGCTGTGTTCATCTATCAAAAccagcaggagcagagagaggagcagtTGCCCCAGTACACAGGGCGGACCTCACTGGTGAAGGAATTCCTCACCTGGGGGGAGGCCATCCTGCACATCCACAATGTCCAGGCTTTTGACGATGGCCTATATACCCGCTTCTTCAGAAAGGGAAGCTTCTATGAATCTGCCAATTTGGAACTGAAGGTGGCAG GTGTGGGCTCTGCCCCTCAAGTGCACATCACAGGGCCAGAGGAGGACGGGGTCCGAGTGGTGTGTAAGGCATCGGGGTGGTTCCCAAAGCCCCAGGTGCAGTGGAGAGCCCTCAGTGAAGAGAAGTTCCTGATGTTCTCTGAGACCCATGTCCAAAATGCTGAAGGGCTGTTCAGTGTGGAGGCTGCTCTGGTGGTGAAACACAGGTCTTCAAGGAATGTGACCTGCTCCCTCCTCAACCCAATCCTGAGCCAGGAGAAGGCGATGGCCATTTTCATCCCAG AGGACTTCTTTCCCCAGACTTCTCCCTGGATGTCAGCTTTCATGGGGATCCTGACCTTGCTGATGCTCTTACTCCTTGGGACTGCCTACTACGCCAAGAGAGAACATACTGCAAAGTGCCAGGAGATGCAGGAATGGGAGAAACTCCacagggaaaaggaggaggacCAGTGGGCAAAGGAGGAGGCACTGAAGGCCAGAG ATGAACTCCAAGCAGATCTTG ACTGGAGGAAATCTGTTTACCTGGCTGGTGAGTGA